A single Capra hircus breed San Clemente chromosome 13, ASM170441v1, whole genome shotgun sequence DNA region contains:
- the FAM110A gene encoding protein FAM110A codes for MPVDTLTPGARDTPALPIRLRTKVPGYLLRRPADGGARKPSAVERLEADKAKYVKSLHVANTRQEPVQPLLCKQPLFSPGTRRTVLTPSRRALPGPGRRPQLDLDILSSLINLCDSPVSPAEASRTPGWAEGARQPPPATPPRPPPSIAAVRRVDVLPLPASPVQPCPSPGPAAASSPVRPPGLQRSKSDLSERFSRAAADLERFFNFCGLDPEEAQGLGVAHLARASSDIVSLAGPSAGPASSEGDCSRRSSVTIEDRARERVPYGVSVIERNARVIKWLYGLRQARESPAAEG; via the coding sequence ATGCCTGTGGACACGCTGACTCCGGGAGCCCGGGACACCCCTGCCCTACCTATCCGCCTACGGACCAAGGTTCCTGGCTACCTGCTCCGGCGGCCAGCGGACGGTGGAGCCCGGAAACCTAGTGCTGTCGAGCGCCTGGAGGCCGACAAGGCCAAGTACGTCAAGAGCCTGCATGTGGCCAACACTCGTCAGGAGCCTGTGCAGCCCCTGCTGTGCAAACAGCCCCTCTTCAGCCCTGGAACTCGCCGCACCGTGCTCACACCTAGCCGCCGAGCCCTGCCTGGTCCCGGCCGCCGGCCCCAGCTGGACTTGGACATCCTTAGCAGCCTCATCAACTTGTGTGATagtcctgtgtcccctgcagaggCCAGCCGTACCCCTGGATGGGCTGAGGGGGCCAGGCAGCCTCCCCCGGCCACGCCTCCACGCCCACCACCGAGTATTGCTGCAGTCCGGCGAGTGGATGTCCTGCCCCTGCCGGCGTCACCTGTCCAGCCCTGCCCATCGCCAGGCCCTGCCGCTGCCTCTAGCCCAGTCAGGCCCCCAGGTTTGCAACGCTCCAAGTCGGACCTGAGTGAGCGCTTCTCACGGGCAGCAGCTGACCTGGAGCGATTCTTTAACTTCTGTGGCCTGGACCCGGAGGAGGCACAGGGATTGGGTGTGGCCCACCTAGCGCGGGCCAGCTCAGACATCGTGTCGCTGGCGGGGCCCAGTGCTGGGCCAGCCAGCTCCGAGGGGGACTGCTCCCGCCGCAGCTCTGTCACCATCGAGGATCGGGCTCGGGAGCGTGTCCCCTATGGCGTGTCAGTGATAGAGCGCAACGCCCGCGTAATCAAATGGCTGTATGGGTTGAGGCAGGCGCGGGAGTCTCCAGCAGCTGAAGGCTAG